A single genomic interval of Solimonas sp. K1W22B-7 harbors:
- a CDS encoding ABC transporter ATP-binding protein, with protein sequence MEPATVSLQKASAVPGSAIVSLRGVLKHYTRGKQTVEVLESLDLDIARGDFLALMGPSGSGKTTLLNLIGGLDRPSAGSVRVADERIDQLSSGDLAKWRARHIGFVFQFYNLMPMLNAERNVELPLLLTRLPAADRMRRVRVALQIVGLADRGTHKPSELSGGQAQRVAIARALVADPTLLVCDEPTGDLDRKTADEILQLLQTLNREHGKTIVMVTHDPKAAEFATHQLHMDKGRLVETSAHS encoded by the coding sequence ATGGAACCAGCGACCGTCAGCCTGCAGAAGGCGTCCGCCGTCCCGGGGAGTGCGATCGTCAGCCTGCGCGGCGTGCTCAAGCACTACACGCGCGGCAAGCAGACCGTGGAAGTGCTGGAAAGCCTGGACCTGGACATCGCCCGCGGCGACTTCCTGGCCCTGATGGGCCCCAGCGGCTCCGGCAAGACCACGCTGCTCAACCTGATCGGCGGGCTCGACCGCCCCAGCGCCGGCAGCGTCAGGGTTGCCGACGAGCGCATCGACCAGCTCAGCTCCGGCGACCTGGCGAAATGGCGCGCGCGCCACATCGGCTTCGTGTTCCAGTTCTACAACCTGATGCCGATGCTCAACGCCGAGCGCAACGTCGAGCTGCCGCTGCTGCTGACGCGCCTGCCGGCCGCCGACCGCATGCGCCGCGTGCGCGTGGCGCTGCAGATCGTCGGCCTGGCCGACCGCGGCACGCACAAGCCCAGCGAACTGTCCGGCGGCCAAGCGCAGCGCGTCGCCATCGCCCGCGCCCTGGTGGCCGACCCCACCCTGCTGGTCTGCGACGAACCCACCGGCGATCTCGACCGCAAGACCGCCGACGAGATCCTGCAGCTGCTGCAGACGCTCAACCGCGAGCACGGCAAGACCATCGTCATGGTCACGCACGATCCCAAGGCGGCGGAGTTCGCGACGCATCAGCTGCATATGGATAAAGGACGTCTCGTCGAAACCTCGGCGCATAGCTGA
- a CDS encoding FHA domain-containing protein, giving the protein MTQISDGQYRGAALYADFSESRPNQIVDAPLNFAEVRELTSAATRLEGMVMEATPRKLYVFFPEPANALQMARRVAQLVASARDTDLSRLGLDARVILGHGAVVIEQARVKSDWTFRLAGLVSAVPQNGVAGLRDFVAQFRPGEIMPPPRPSARSDLFILPMVDNESTENQETRLAGLGTSTDGVFLVLTLRVRGVPQTFRSSDCPILIGRDKSCGVQVSGEKSSRVHGRIEFEKEKFYYVDDSRNGTYVLTGGGQELLIKNEKIVLAGEGAISPGAPLSTQTGEVVRYSCTPSRLSMAGDAGSDGDTKMMRTEQQ; this is encoded by the coding sequence ATGACCCAGATATCCGATGGCCAGTACCGTGGTGCCGCGCTCTACGCCGACTTCAGCGAGTCGCGCCCCAACCAGATCGTCGACGCCCCGCTGAACTTCGCCGAGGTGCGCGAGCTGACCTCGGCCGCCACCCGCCTGGAAGGCATGGTGATGGAGGCCACGCCGCGCAAGCTCTACGTGTTCTTCCCGGAACCCGCCAACGCCCTGCAGATGGCGCGGCGGGTGGCCCAGCTGGTGGCCAGCGCCCGCGACACCGACCTGAGCCGCCTGGGCCTGGATGCCCGCGTGATCCTGGGCCATGGCGCGGTCGTCATCGAGCAGGCGCGCGTCAAGAGCGACTGGACCTTCCGCCTCGCCGGCCTGGTGTCGGCGGTGCCGCAGAACGGCGTGGCCGGCCTGCGCGACTTCGTCGCCCAGTTCCGTCCGGGCGAGATCATGCCGCCGCCGCGCCCCTCGGCGCGCAGCGACCTGTTCATCCTGCCGATGGTCGACAACGAGAGCACCGAGAACCAGGAGACGCGCCTGGCCGGGCTGGGCACCAGCACCGACGGGGTGTTCCTGGTGCTGACGCTGCGCGTGCGCGGCGTGCCGCAGACCTTCCGTTCCAGCGACTGCCCGATCCTGATCGGTCGCGACAAGAGCTGCGGCGTGCAGGTCAGCGGCGAGAAATCCTCGCGCGTGCACGGCCGCATCGAGTTCGAGAAGGAAAAGTTCTACTACGTCGACGACAGCCGCAACGGCACCTACGTGCTCACCGGTGGCGGCCAGGAACTGCTGATCAAGAACGAGAAGATCGTGCTGGCAGGCGAAGGCGCGATCAGCCCGGGCGCACCGCTGTCCACGCAGACCGGCGAGGTGGTGCGCTACTCCTGCACGCCCAGCCGCCTGTCGATGGCCGGCGATGCCGGCAGCGACGGCGACACCAAGATGATGCGTACCGAACAGCAGTGA
- a CDS encoding efflux RND transporter periplasmic adaptor subunit, translating to MTDKSALLDQLRIDHSARAPQHSPWLRWALIGAALLVVALAAAAFFSGEKPLEITTATARAAGPGASASVLDASGYVVARRQATVSSKVTGKVIEVLLEEGRRVEAGQVLARIDDSNAQAQLALAQSQLSASRSQQVQVQVQLSEAERQLARTRELADRKLLSQQALDTAQANADSLRAQLETARQNIGVAQRGLSVQQRALDDTVVRAPFAGVITVKNAQPGEMISPLSAGGAGTRTGIGTLVDMDSLEIEVDVNENFINRVQPGQPAAARLNAYPDLEIPCEVIAVIPTADRSKATVKVRVGFKQKDPRVLPEMGVRVAFRESAADKAREQPQGVLVPAEAVQKQGDDGVVFMVRQDLTLERRAVKLGGNSDGSISVLGGLNGGERLAVGDFTQFAEGKKVKLKE from the coding sequence ATGACCGACAAATCCGCCCTGCTGGACCAGCTCCGGATCGACCATTCCGCGCGTGCGCCGCAGCACAGCCCCTGGCTGCGCTGGGCGCTGATCGGCGCCGCCCTGCTGGTGGTCGCCCTGGCGGCCGCCGCCTTCTTCAGCGGCGAGAAGCCCCTGGAAATCACCACCGCCACCGCCCGCGCCGCCGGCCCCGGCGCCAGCGCCTCGGTGCTGGACGCCTCCGGCTACGTCGTCGCGCGGCGCCAGGCCACCGTGTCTTCCAAGGTCACCGGCAAGGTCATCGAGGTGCTGCTGGAGGAAGGCCGCCGCGTCGAGGCGGGCCAGGTGCTCGCACGCATCGACGACAGCAACGCCCAGGCACAGCTGGCGCTGGCCCAGTCGCAGCTCTCGGCCTCGCGCTCGCAGCAGGTCCAGGTCCAGGTACAGCTGTCCGAGGCCGAGCGCCAGCTGGCCCGCACGCGCGAGCTGGCGGATCGCAAGCTGCTGAGCCAGCAGGCCCTGGACACGGCCCAGGCCAATGCCGACAGCCTGCGCGCCCAGCTCGAGACCGCCAGACAGAACATCGGCGTGGCCCAGCGCGGCCTGTCGGTGCAGCAGCGCGCGCTCGACGACACCGTGGTGCGCGCACCCTTCGCCGGCGTGATCACGGTGAAGAACGCCCAGCCCGGCGAGATGATCTCGCCGCTGTCGGCCGGCGGCGCCGGCACCCGCACCGGCATCGGCACCCTGGTGGACATGGACTCGCTGGAGATCGAGGTCGACGTCAACGAGAACTTCATCAACCGCGTGCAGCCGGGCCAGCCGGCGGCGGCGCGGCTCAACGCCTACCCGGACCTGGAGATTCCCTGCGAGGTGATCGCGGTGATCCCCACCGCCGACCGCAGCAAGGCCACGGTCAAGGTCCGCGTCGGCTTCAAGCAGAAGGACCCGCGCGTGCTGCCCGAGATGGGCGTGCGCGTGGCCTTCCGCGAGAGCGCGGCGGACAAGGCCAGGGAACAGCCGCAGGGCGTCCTGGTGCCGGCCGAGGCCGTACAGAAGCAGGGCGATGACGGCGTCGTGTTCATGGTCCGCCAGGACCTGACGCTGGAGCGCCGCGCCGTGAAGCTCGGCGGCAACAGCGACGGCAGCATCAGCGTGCTCGGCGGCCTCAATGGCGGCGAGCGTCTCGCGGTGGGCGACTTCACGCAGTTCGCCGAAGGCAAGAAGGTCAAGCTCAAGGAGTAG
- a CDS encoding ABC transporter permease, with amino-acid sequence MIQQVWAVTLMNLRAIPQRLGASLVIVIGIAGVVGVLVALLSMARGFQATLNSTGRPDRVIVMRGGATDELSSVLFREQALIIQQAPGIRMGSDGRPLAVSEVYMLAGLPRKGQTEPANVVLRGTGPNVLQVRSEVKLVEGRMFRPGIYEVIVGRGARDQFAGMTLGGKLPLRDGDWTIVGFFDSGGDVHESELWADAETLMQAGKRGAPNSVTVQLESEQDFARFKDALTTDPRLNPGVQKEPEYYSSRSKALNGLINGLGYTVGVIMAIGALFGSLNTMYAAVSTRTVEIATLRALGFGGAPVLVSVMIEAMLLSLAGGLLGAAISYVVFNGYSVSTLNFQTFSQVAFAFRVTPDLLWQGVIWALLIGAVGGFFPALKAIRLPVVEALRSAG; translated from the coding sequence ATGATTCAACAAGTCTGGGCCGTCACCCTCATGAACCTCCGCGCCATCCCGCAGCGGCTCGGCGCCTCGCTGGTGATCGTGATCGGCATCGCCGGCGTGGTCGGGGTGCTGGTGGCGCTGCTGTCGATGGCGCGCGGCTTCCAGGCCACGCTCAACAGCACCGGCCGGCCCGACCGCGTGATCGTGATGCGCGGCGGCGCCACCGACGAGCTGTCCAGCGTGCTGTTCCGCGAGCAGGCCCTCATCATCCAGCAGGCGCCCGGCATCCGCATGGGCAGCGACGGCCGCCCGCTGGCGGTGTCGGAGGTCTACATGCTCGCCGGCCTGCCGCGCAAGGGCCAGACCGAGCCGGCCAACGTCGTGCTGCGCGGCACCGGCCCCAACGTGCTGCAGGTGCGCTCGGAGGTCAAGCTGGTCGAGGGCCGCATGTTCAGGCCCGGCATCTACGAGGTGATCGTGGGCCGCGGCGCGCGCGACCAGTTCGCCGGCATGACCCTGGGCGGCAAGCTGCCGCTGCGCGACGGCGACTGGACCATCGTCGGCTTCTTCGACAGCGGCGGCGACGTCCACGAATCGGAGCTGTGGGCCGACGCCGAGACCCTGATGCAGGCCGGCAAGCGCGGCGCCCCCAACTCGGTGACGGTGCAGCTGGAGTCGGAGCAGGACTTCGCGCGCTTCAAGGACGCGCTGACCACCGACCCACGCCTCAACCCCGGCGTGCAGAAGGAGCCGGAGTACTACTCCTCGCGTTCCAAGGCGCTCAACGGCCTGATCAACGGCCTGGGCTACACCGTGGGCGTGATCATGGCGATCGGCGCGCTGTTCGGCTCGCTCAACACCATGTACGCCGCGGTATCGACGCGCACGGTGGAGATCGCCACGCTGCGCGCCCTGGGCTTCGGCGGCGCGCCGGTGCTGGTGTCGGTGATGATCGAGGCGATGCTGCTGTCGCTGGCCGGCGGCCTGCTCGGCGCCGCCATCTCCTACGTCGTGTTCAACGGCTACAGCGTCTCCACGCTGAACTTCCAGACCTTCAGCCAGGTGGCCTTCGCCTTCCGCGTGACCCCGGACCTGCTGTGGCAGGGCGTGATCTGGGCCCTGCTGATCGGTGCCGTCGGCGGCTTCTTCCCGGCGCTGAAGGCGATAAGGCTGCCGGTGGTGGAGGCGCTGCGGTCGGCGGGGTGA
- a CDS encoding ABC transporter permease — translation MKYFPLIWSALWRKKPRTIYTMLSIVVAFLLFGMLQAVAVGMTKSIEISGADRLFTAGKFSFTEILPIGYYARIKSVPGVTLVSHANWFGGVYQDEKNFFAQFAVDHETYLEMYPEFIVSDEAKALWARTRTGALVGVGLARKFGWKIGDRVPVQAAIWPKRDGRNDWQFDIVGFIDTKDEATRNQTEMMLFRFDYFDEARQFGQGYTGWYLEKVADPAQAGSVAAAIDRQFANSPKETRTDSEKAFNQSFMKQMGDIQLIIQSILGAVFFTLLFLTGNTMMQSVRERIPELAVLKTIGFSDRSVLGLVLTESLLLCLIAALVGLGVATLLMPGLAAKVPGLRMEPEVWFMGVGVAVALAVVVGFPPAWRAMRLDIVNALAGH, via the coding sequence ATGAAATACTTCCCCCTCATCTGGTCCGCCCTCTGGCGCAAGAAGCCACGCACGATCTACACCATGCTGTCGATCGTCGTCGCCTTCCTGCTGTTCGGCATGCTGCAGGCGGTGGCGGTGGGCATGACCAAGTCGATCGAGATTTCCGGTGCCGACCGCCTGTTCACCGCCGGCAAGTTCTCCTTCACCGAGATCCTGCCCATCGGCTACTACGCGCGCATCAAGTCGGTGCCGGGCGTGACGCTGGTCTCGCACGCCAACTGGTTCGGCGGCGTCTACCAGGACGAAAAGAACTTCTTCGCCCAGTTCGCGGTGGACCACGAGACCTACCTGGAGATGTACCCGGAGTTCATCGTCAGCGACGAGGCCAAGGCGCTCTGGGCGCGCACCAGGACCGGCGCCCTGGTCGGCGTCGGCCTGGCCAGGAAGTTCGGCTGGAAGATCGGCGACCGCGTCCCGGTCCAGGCGGCGATCTGGCCCAAGCGCGACGGCCGCAACGACTGGCAGTTCGACATCGTCGGCTTCATCGACACCAAGGACGAGGCCACCCGGAACCAGACCGAGATGATGCTGTTCCGCTTCGACTACTTCGACGAAGCGCGCCAGTTCGGCCAGGGCTACACCGGCTGGTACCTGGAGAAGGTCGCCGATCCCGCGCAGGCCGGCAGCGTGGCGGCGGCGATCGACCGCCAGTTCGCCAACTCGCCCAAGGAAACCCGCACCGATTCGGAGAAGGCCTTCAATCAGTCCTTCATGAAGCAGATGGGCGACATCCAGCTGATCATCCAGTCGATCCTCGGCGCGGTGTTCTTCACGCTGCTGTTCCTGACCGGCAACACCATGATGCAGTCGGTGCGCGAGCGCATCCCGGAGCTGGCGGTGCTCAAGACCATCGGCTTCTCCGACCGCAGCGTGCTGGGCCTGGTGCTGACCGAGTCCCTGCTGCTGTGCCTGATCGCGGCGCTGGTGGGCCTGGGCGTGGCGACCTTGCTGATGCCCGGCCTGGCGGCGAAGGTGCCGGGCCTGCGCATGGAGCCGGAGGTCTGGTTCATGGGTGTGGGCGTGGCCGTGGCGCTGGCCGTGGTGGTCGGTTTTCCGCCCGCCTGGCGCGCCATGCGGCTCGACATCGTCAATGCGCTCGCGGGGCACTGA
- a CDS encoding acyl-CoA dehydrogenase yields MIWLLLLIALGVALAYRRAASRTALTAYALLLMAYAATGGAWSLFFVGALLLAVAGAVLLNPPLRQEWLSRPALEYFRRVMPEVSDTEQAALDAGTVWWDGELFGGRPDWSRLHGLPPARLSAEEQAFLDGPVTAFCALCDDWRITAVDRDLSPEAWAYLKHQGFFGMIIPKQYGGLGFGALAHSAVLNRIASGPGGVTAASIVAVPNSLGPAELLLHYGTDEQKQQYLPRLAAGEEIPCFALTSPWAGSDAGGIPDYGLVCHGPWQGSEVLGMRLTFDKRYITLAPVATLVGLAFKLYDPERLLGGGRELGICCALLPRDTPGLEIGNRHWPLDNPFMNGPVRGREVFVPLDFIIGGPRQIGQGWRMLMECLAAGRAISLPSNTAGQATMAALASGAYARIRRQFGLPVGAFEAVQEQLAKLGAQAYAVQAVRQLTAQAVELGEKPSVPSAIAKYYCSDTAQDSLRRAMDIHAGKGVMLGPANWLARAFQGSPVAVTVEGANLLTRGMILFGQGALRCHPYLREEIAATREPNAALALERFDTLLMAHLGHALQAGARSLVLGLTLARWGDAPGDAAMRRIGLRANRYSAALALCTELTLAALGGALKLRESLSARLGDVLIALYVVSAALRRYDQEGRPGEDLPLLQAVCDEQFLRIETALDGLLRNLPKRPLAWAGRLLVFPLGRHARAADDATGQKIAAALQQPGGLRLRLAEGLHTDAASPLGRLETAMVQAIDAEPLLRKLGQAQRAGRLQHPHPLDRIDEAREAGVLAQDESRQLRAALEAAEALCAVDEFDAGLERVLSRHA; encoded by the coding sequence ATGATCTGGCTCCTGCTGCTGATCGCCCTGGGCGTGGCCCTGGCCTACCGGCGCGCCGCGTCCCGTACCGCGCTGACGGCCTATGCCCTGCTGCTGATGGCCTATGCCGCCACCGGCGGGGCCTGGAGCCTGTTCTTCGTGGGTGCCCTGCTGCTGGCCGTGGCGGGCGCCGTGCTGCTCAACCCGCCGCTGCGCCAGGAATGGCTGAGCCGGCCGGCGCTGGAGTATTTCCGCCGCGTGATGCCCGAGGTCAGCGACACCGAGCAGGCGGCGCTGGACGCCGGCACGGTCTGGTGGGACGGCGAGCTGTTCGGCGGCCGGCCGGACTGGAGCCGCCTCCATGGCCTGCCGCCCGCGCGGCTCAGCGCCGAGGAGCAGGCCTTCCTCGACGGCCCGGTGACGGCCTTCTGCGCGCTCTGCGACGACTGGCGCATCACCGCGGTGGACCGCGACCTGTCGCCGGAGGCCTGGGCGTACCTGAAGCACCAGGGCTTCTTCGGCATGATCATCCCGAAGCAGTACGGCGGCCTGGGTTTCGGTGCGCTGGCGCACTCGGCGGTGCTCAACCGCATCGCCTCCGGCCCCGGCGGCGTCACCGCGGCCTCGATCGTGGCGGTGCCCAATTCGCTGGGCCCGGCCGAGCTGCTGCTGCACTACGGCACCGACGAGCAGAAGCAGCAATACCTGCCGCGGCTGGCGGCGGGCGAGGAAATCCCCTGTTTTGCGCTGACCTCGCCCTGGGCCGGCTCCGACGCCGGCGGCATCCCCGACTACGGCCTGGTCTGTCATGGCCCGTGGCAGGGCAGCGAAGTGCTGGGCATGCGCCTGACCTTCGACAAGCGCTACATCACGCTGGCGCCGGTGGCGACCCTGGTGGGCCTGGCCTTCAAGCTCTACGACCCCGAGCGCCTGCTCGGCGGTGGTCGCGAACTGGGCATCTGCTGCGCGCTGCTGCCGCGCGACACGCCGGGACTGGAGATCGGCAACCGCCACTGGCCGCTGGACAACCCCTTCATGAACGGCCCGGTGCGCGGCCGCGAAGTCTTCGTGCCGCTGGATTTCATCATCGGCGGGCCGCGCCAGATCGGGCAGGGCTGGCGCATGCTGATGGAATGCCTGGCGGCCGGCCGCGCCATCTCGCTGCCGTCCAACACTGCGGGCCAGGCGACGATGGCGGCGCTGGCCAGCGGTGCCTATGCGCGCATCCGCCGCCAGTTCGGGTTGCCGGTGGGGGCCTTCGAGGCCGTGCAGGAGCAGCTGGCGAAGCTCGGCGCGCAGGCCTACGCGGTGCAGGCGGTGCGCCAGCTCACCGCGCAGGCGGTGGAACTGGGCGAGAAGCCCAGCGTGCCCTCGGCGATCGCCAAGTACTACTGCAGCGACACCGCGCAGGACTCGCTGCGCCGCGCCATGGACATCCATGCCGGCAAGGGCGTGATGCTGGGGCCGGCCAACTGGCTGGCGCGCGCCTTCCAGGGCTCGCCGGTGGCGGTGACGGTGGAGGGCGCCAACCTGCTGACGCGCGGCATGATCCTGTTCGGCCAGGGTGCGCTGCGCTGCCATCCGTATCTGCGCGAGGAGATCGCCGCCACGCGCGAGCCCAATGCCGCGCTGGCGCTGGAGCGCTTCGACACCTTGCTGATGGCGCACCTGGGCCATGCCCTGCAGGCCGGCGCGCGCAGCCTGGTGCTGGGGCTGACGCTGGCGCGCTGGGGCGATGCGCCGGGCGACGCGGCGATGCGCCGCATCGGCCTGCGCGCCAACCGCTACAGCGCCGCGCTGGCGCTGTGCACCGAGCTGACGCTGGCCGCACTGGGCGGCGCCCTGAAGCTGCGCGAGAGCCTGTCGGCGCGCCTCGGCGACGTGCTGATAGCGCTCTATGTGGTCAGCGCCGCGCTGCGCCGCTACGACCAGGAGGGCCGCCCCGGCGAAGACCTGCCGCTGCTGCAGGCGGTCTGCGACGAGCAGTTCCTGCGCATCGAGACCGCGCTGGACGGCTTGCTGCGCAACCTGCCGAAGCGGCCGCTGGCCTGGGCCGGGCGGCTGCTGGTGTTTCCGCTGGGGCGCCATGCGCGCGCGGCCGACGACGCCACCGGGCAGAAGATCGCCGCCGCCCTGCAGCAGCCCGGCGGCCTGCGCCTGCGCCTGGCCGAAGGCCTGCACACGGATGCCGCTTCGCCGCTGGGCCGCCTGGAGACGGCGATGGTGCAGGCGATCGATGCCGAGCCGCTGCTGCGCAAGCTGGGCCAGGCGCAGCGCGCCGGCCGCCTGCAGCATCCGCACCCGCTGGACCGCATCGACGAGGCGCGCGAGGCCGGCGTGCTGGCCCAGGACGAGTCGCGCCAGCTGCGTGCGGCGCTGGAAGCGGCCGAGGCGCTGTGCGCGGTCGACGAGTTCGACGCCGGCCTCGAGCGGGTGCTGAGCCGGCATGCCTGA
- a CDS encoding serine/threonine-protein kinase — translation MTYQKHCPGCYAEKGGAAVCPACGYDESAPRSPLFLPHGIVIGGQFRVGRVLGKPGGFGITYIGWDIHLQQRVAIKEYLPRDLATRTAESLDVHVHTDADQANFAFGREQFLREARIVARFSHPNIVRVRSFFNANGTAYLVMDYYEGVSLGEYLSTVRNSLMPGVALRLMRPILQGLQYVHERNVIHRDVKPHNIYLAADGRPILLDFGAAMPSAGERPHSLVVVVTEGYAPLEQYQRRSPQGPYTDVYGVAATLYRMIAGELPPMALDRLGHDPLQQSGYSALPPAMREGMARALAVRPQDRYASAEEFLAFLDGLDEEEIDTGDRAAAVFVRPDHRPRENVTTEVSVSLTGEKRAVSALLPEPPTRPVGEGLAVVPAVAPVPAAAAPAAVVAPPSSDALPARWRWIVALLAAISVVEFVLLVAR, via the coding sequence TTGACCTATCAGAAGCATTGCCCGGGATGTTACGCGGAGAAGGGCGGGGCGGCGGTGTGCCCGGCCTGCGGCTACGACGAGTCGGCGCCGCGCTCGCCGCTGTTCCTGCCCCATGGCATCGTCATCGGCGGCCAGTTCCGCGTCGGCCGCGTGCTGGGCAAGCCCGGCGGTTTCGGCATCACCTACATCGGCTGGGACATCCACCTGCAGCAGCGCGTGGCGATCAAGGAGTACCTGCCGCGCGACCTGGCCACGCGCACCGCCGAGTCGCTGGACGTGCACGTCCATACCGACGCCGACCAGGCCAACTTCGCCTTCGGCCGCGAGCAGTTCCTGCGTGAGGCGCGCATCGTGGCGCGCTTCTCCCATCCCAACATCGTGCGCGTGCGCAGCTTCTTCAACGCCAACGGCACCGCCTACCTGGTGATGGACTACTACGAGGGCGTGTCGCTGGGCGAGTACCTGTCCACCGTGCGCAACAGCCTGATGCCGGGCGTGGCGCTGCGCCTGATGCGGCCGATCCTGCAGGGGCTGCAGTACGTGCATGAGCGCAACGTCATCCACCGCGACGTCAAGCCGCACAACATCTACCTGGCCGCCGACGGCCGTCCGATCCTGCTCGACTTCGGCGCCGCCATGCCGTCGGCCGGCGAGCGTCCGCACAGCCTGGTGGTGGTGGTGACCGAGGGCTATGCCCCGCTGGAGCAGTACCAGCGGCGCAGCCCGCAGGGCCCCTACACCGATGTCTACGGTGTTGCCGCCACGCTGTACCGCATGATCGCCGGGGAGCTGCCGCCGATGGCCCTGGACCGGCTGGGGCACGACCCGCTGCAGCAGAGCGGCTACAGCGCGCTGCCGCCGGCGATGCGCGAGGGCATGGCGCGCGCGCTGGCGGTACGGCCGCAGGACCGCTACGCCTCGGCCGAGGAGTTCCTGGCCTTCCTCGACGGCCTGGACGAGGAGGAGATCGACACCGGCGATCGCGCCGCCGCGGTGTTCGTGCGGCCGGACCACCGGCCGCGCGAGAACGTGACCACCGAGGTGTCGGTGTCGCTGACCGGGGAGAAGCGCGCGGTCAGCGCCCTGCTGCCCGAGCCGCCGACCCGGCCGGTGGGTGAGGGGTTGGCGGTGGTGCCTGCCGTGGCTCCGGTGCCCGCAGCGGCAGCGCCTGCAGCGGTGGTGGCGCCGCCGTCCTCCGACGCGCTGCCTGCGCGCTGGCGCTGGATCGTGGCGCTGCTGGCGGCGATCAGCGTGGTGGAGTTCGTGTTGCTGGTGGCGCGATAA
- a CDS encoding OmpA family protein: MKALLKKLPLACLALAPMAFAQDPAAESAPTEEAIVGEPVPAEAAAPAEAAPAEAAAPEAAAAEAAPAEAAATTELAPEAEAVPADTTVTETVTTTETVTETTETTEAAPEAPGAAKVTDYVSLLGTYTFVGDTPYDSIEHAIGLQLIRGWNWTGNWYIEGSFTADNIETDVDGTTDFYRYSVGPDLVYSFGDRTGFTPFVLIGGGANYTDVIPDDEDKWSWFGNAGIGFLSGPISDFGFRIRLEGRYIYDANEFLDKRQDIKVGLGLELPLVLPGDGLTPLPETKESVVVVPADKPGDADQDGVLDPYDSCPDTPQGMEVDGRGCALPQVLTLTGVVFDFNKATLTPDARKILDDVAKKIVAYKKIPMELAGHTDNVGSDQYNLELSDLRAKAVKDYLIEQGVAADGLTAKGYGESQPVAPNDTDAGRQVNRRTELRVEGQK; encoded by the coding sequence ATGAAAGCGCTGCTGAAGAAGCTCCCCCTGGCCTGTCTCGCGCTCGCGCCGATGGCGTTCGCACAGGACCCGGCCGCCGAGTCCGCCCCGACCGAAGAAGCGATCGTCGGCGAACCGGTCCCCGCCGAAGCTGCTGCCCCCGCCGAAGCCGCACCCGCCGAGGCCGCCGCGCCTGAAGCGGCCGCCGCCGAAGCCGCGCCGGCCGAAGCCGCCGCCACCACGGAACTGGCCCCCGAGGCAGAGGCCGTGCCGGCCGACACCACCGTGACCGAGACGGTAACGACCACCGAAACGGTGACCGAGACCACGGAAACCACCGAAGCCGCCCCGGAAGCCCCGGGCGCCGCCAAGGTGACGGACTACGTCAGCCTGCTGGGCACCTACACCTTCGTCGGTGACACACCCTACGACAGCATCGAGCACGCCATCGGCCTGCAGCTGATCCGCGGCTGGAACTGGACGGGTAACTGGTACATCGAAGGCAGCTTCACCGCCGACAACATTGAGACCGACGTCGACGGCACCACTGACTTCTACCGCTACAGCGTCGGCCCCGACCTGGTCTACTCCTTCGGCGACCGCACGGGCTTCACCCCGTTCGTGCTGATCGGCGGCGGCGCCAACTACACCGACGTGATCCCGGACGACGAGGACAAGTGGAGCTGGTTCGGCAACGCCGGCATCGGCTTCCTCAGCGGCCCGATCAGCGACTTCGGCTTCCGCATCCGCCTGGAAGGCCGCTACATCTACGACGCCAACGAGTTCCTCGACAAGCGCCAGGACATCAAGGTGGGCCTGGGCCTGGAACTGCCGCTGGTGCTGCCGGGTGACGGCCTGACCCCGCTGCCGGAGACCAAGGAGTCGGTCGTGGTGGTGCCGGCCGACAAGCCGGGCGATGCCGACCAGGATGGCGTGCTGGATCCGTACGACTCCTGCCCGGATACCCCGCAGGGCATGGAAGTGGACGGTCGCGGTTGCGCCCTGCCGCAGGTCCTGACCCTGACCGGCGTGGTGTTCGACTTCAACAAGGCCACGCTGACCCCGGACGCCCGCAAGATCCTCGACGACGTGGCCAAGAAGATCGTGGCCTACAAGAAGATCCCGATGGAACTGGCCGGTCACACCGACAACGTCGGCAGCGACCAGTACAACCTCGAGCTGTCCGACCTGCGCGCCAAGGCCGTCAAGGACTACCTGATCGAGCAGGGCGTCGCCGCCGACGGCCTGACCGCCAAGGGCTACGGCGAATCGCAGCCGGTTGCGCCGAACGACACCGATGCCGGTCGCCAGGTCAACCGCCGCACCGAGCTGCGCGTCGAAGGCCAGAAGTAA